Sequence from the Erythrobacter insulae genome:
GCTTTCAAAGCCTGCGCAATGGCGACCAGCCGGCCCGGTGTCGGCTTCCCGGTGAGAGACGGGAAGTTATCGGGATATCCGACCACCGCCCGTGTGCGATCAATCAGGGACCGTGCCCCCATTTCATTCGGCATCGCAGAGACAATATGATGCAATAGCCCTTTGCCAAACGCGTTGATTAAAGCGGCGCAGCGCACCTCCTTGCCGCCTGCCGAGAATGTCGAATGGCAGTGAAGAACCTTGGGCGTATCACTCATCAGATTGCCGCCAGCAATTCATCAATCGCGCCGCGTGCCTCCGGCTCGTCCAAAGTCGGCGCATGGCCGACACGGGGCACTGTCACGGTTTTTAACGCCGGATTGCGGCTTTCCATTTTTGTGACCGTTTCCGGCGTCAGCAAATCCGATAATTCCCCGCGTAGCAACACCATGGGTACATCGCACAAAGCCTCGTATGCTGGCCATAAATCGGGCGGTGCGGCGTTGCCGGGCTGTTTGAACGGTTCTGCGATGGCCATGTCATAATCATAGCTGATCCGGCCATTCTGGCTGACCACCAAAGTCCGCTTTGCCATCTCAAGCCATCTATCAAGATCGTAATCGGGGAATGCCGCGCCATGCACATCTTTGAGCGAGCGCGCGGCGTGGATCCATGTCGGATAGCTGCCGCCCTGACCGACATACTGCCCGATCCTTTCAACACCGACCGGATTAATCTCTGGCCCGATATCGTTCATCACCACAGCTGCGATCCGGCCCGGCTTTGCCGCCGCCATCAGCATCGTCATCAATCCGCCCATCGACGTTCCGATTGAAATAAATCGGTCAATGCCTTCTTCATCGAGCAGCTTTTCGACGTCGGCGACATATTGCATCGGATTGTAGGTTTCCGATGACGGCGCATAATCGCTTAATCCGCGTCCGCGCATCTCGGGCACGATTACGCGGCGGGTCTGGCACAAATGCTGCGCAAGGCCTGCAAAGTCGCGCGAATTGCGGGTGAGGCCGTGCAAGCATAGAACCGGCGGGCCATCATAGTCTGCTGGCCCGGCATAATCGCGGTAGTGCAAATTGAGCCCGTCCGCGCTTGTCCAAGAGCGGTCTTCGTATTTTGATGCCATGTCAGGCGCATATCCTTCACAGATTGTCTCGTCTGCGCGCTTGCGCACGCTCACTCTTGCCCCCACTATCGCCGGATGCGTTCCGAACCGCAACCTTCCGCATATCGCGCCGATACCGTCATTGCGCAGCTTACCGATTGGATAGCCGCGCCGGTTGCTGCCGCCGACTTCCCCATGATGATGGTGCGGTTCCGCAACGATCGATGGGCCAGCACCGTCGGGCTTGATCATCTCAACGATTCCGACTGGGCGAGGCATTTCGGGCAGTTTGTGCCTTTGCAGGACAATCTGCCGCGGCCTTTGGCGCTGAAATATCACGGGCACCAGTTTCGCGTTTACAATCCCGATATCGGGGATGGCCGCGGTTTCTTGTTCGCGCAGATGCGTGATGGCGGCGGCCGTTTGCTTGATCTAGGCACAAAAGGGACAGGCCAGACCCCGTTCAGCCGCGCCGGAGACGGGCGCCTGACGCTCAAAGGCGCCGTGCGCGAAATCCTTGCGACAGAGATGCTGGAGGCGCTCGGCGTGAATACCTCCAAAACATTTTCGGTGATCGAGACCGGCGAAAAGCTGATCCGGCAAGACGAACCCTCGCCTGCTCGGTCTGCCGCGATGGTCCGGCTTAGCCACTCGCACATCCGAATCGGGACTTTCCAACGTCTGCTCGCCCACGAAGAGAGCGAGCAAATGGAGGCGCTGGTTGAGTATTGTCTGACGAATTTTCCGGGCAACATGCCGCCCGAAGACGCACCGGGCCGCGATGAACCGGCGGTGATTTTGCTGCATCAAGTGGTCGAGCGCATGGCCGATCTGGCGGCGAGTTACATGGTATCAGGGTTCGTCCATGGCGTGCTCAACACCGACAACATGAACATTACGGGCGAAAGTTTCGATTATGGCCCGTGGCGCTGGCTGCCGACTTGGGATCCGGGCTTCACTGCGGCCTATTTCGACCATAGCAGCCTTTACGCGTTCGGGCGTCAGCCAGAGGCTTTGCATTGGAATTGCGGTCAATTGGCGGTGTCGCTGCGATTGCTGGCCGATTCAGAGCCGCTGGTGGCCGCAATGAACCGGTTTGGCGAATTATACATGTCAGCAATCGCGCGGCGGTGGTGCTGGCGATTGGGCGTAGAGCCACGCGGAACCGAGCATGACACGGCATTGGTCGGTTTGTGTGAACAGGCGATGCGCGCATCATCGACCGGACCGGATGAATTTTTCTTCGGTCACCGCGCGGGCCGCGGCGATGCAGCGGGTGAATTCGGCGAGGCTCTGGCGCAATACACTGCGGCTGATAGCTCGCATGATTACTGGTCCGATGATGTCCCGCAAAGCATGCTGATCGAAGAAGTCGAAGCAATCTGGGCCGCGATTGACGAGCGGGACGATTGGAGCGCTCTCAACGCCAAAGTGGATCAATTGCGGCGCATGGGTGAGGCGCACGGCGAACCGCCCGTGGCAGCTTGTCATTCAAAACCCGAATAACGCAGCCAAATCGAGGCAACATCACCTTGTTATCAATTTGTAAAATTGCACCGCACTCTTTCCTTTGGTCAAAGGGATCGTTAGCTGATTTGGCTATCGAGCCTTGCCCCGATGTAGGGTAAAGCCACATGAGGAACCTCACAGAGAGGGCAGATTATCAAGCGTGACCGATAAAACCCTAATTTCATATGACCCTGCGACTGGCGAAGAATTGTGGCGCGGTGAACACGGCGATGTTGATGCCGCAGTCAGCGCCGCACGCCGCGCATTTCCCGAATGGGCCGCACGCCCCCTTGCCAACCGGATCGAAATGGTTCGCCGGTTTGCCAACGAAGTTCGCGCCGAAGCAGATGGCATTGCCGAACTGATCACTCGCGAAACGGGCAAACCGTTGTGGGAATCAAGGACGGAAGTCGATGCGGTGATCAACAAAGTTGATATCTCGGTAAACGCCTATGCTGAACGCACTGGCAAGAAAAAGCTGGATAGCGCGATGAACGGAACCGCCGCGCTGCGTCACAAGCCGCACGGCGCGATGGCTGTGCTTGGTC
This genomic interval carries:
- a CDS encoding alpha/beta fold hydrolase, coding for MASKYEDRSWTSADGLNLHYRDYAGPADYDGPPVLCLHGLTRNSRDFAGLAQHLCQTRRVIVPEMRGRGLSDYAPSSETYNPMQYVADVEKLLDEEGIDRFISIGTSMGGLMTMLMAAAKPGRIAAVVMNDIGPEINPVGVERIGQYVGQGGSYPTWIHAARSLKDVHGAAFPDYDLDRWLEMAKRTLVVSQNGRISYDYDMAIAEPFKQPGNAAPPDLWPAYEALCDVPMVLLRGELSDLLTPETVTKMESRNPALKTVTVPRVGHAPTLDEPEARGAIDELLAAI
- a CDS encoding protein adenylyltransferase SelO family protein, translated to MRSEPQPSAYRADTVIAQLTDWIAAPVAAADFPMMMVRFRNDRWASTVGLDHLNDSDWARHFGQFVPLQDNLPRPLALKYHGHQFRVYNPDIGDGRGFLFAQMRDGGGRLLDLGTKGTGQTPFSRAGDGRLTLKGAVREILATEMLEALGVNTSKTFSVIETGEKLIRQDEPSPARSAAMVRLSHSHIRIGTFQRLLAHEESEQMEALVEYCLTNFPGNMPPEDAPGRDEPAVILLHQVVERMADLAASYMVSGFVHGVLNTDNMNITGESFDYGPWRWLPTWDPGFTAAYFDHSSLYAFGRQPEALHWNCGQLAVSLRLLADSEPLVAAMNRFGELYMSAIARRWCWRLGVEPRGTEHDTALVGLCEQAMRASSTGPDEFFFGHRAGRGDAAGEFGEALAQYTAADSSHDYWSDDVPQSMLIEEVEAIWAAIDERDDWSALNAKVDQLRRMGEAHGEPPVAACHSKPE